Below is a genomic region from Treponema sp. OMZ 798.
CAAAGATAGCTCCCCTTATTCTATTAACGGCATAGGTATTAAATTTAACGTTTTTATCGAGATCATATTTTTCTATAGCATCCAAGAGACCGAAAACGCCGTAACCGACTAAGTCGTCAAATTCTACATTTGTAGGCATCCCTATTCCGACCTTTCCGGCAACATATTTTACCAATGGAGCATACTTTAAAATAAAATATTCTCTGATTTTAGGATCTGAGGTTTTTTTGTATTTATCCCAAAGTTCTTCTTCAGGTATATTTTCATAATCCGTATTTGCCATTACCCACACCTTTTATTTTCTAATTTATGAATCCCGTTTAAGCACGGTACGAATAGCATTTACCATTGTATTCGTATCCATTCCTGAACCTGCTAAATCCGTCGATACATCAAATGCAGCTGTTCCTCTCTGAGTAAAATCCATTTGATCATCGCCTTCCTCCGGTTCATCCTCAGGTATAAAATCCTGCAAGTCGGGAAGTTCTTCCAATTCTTTTACAGTATTTTTTTCTTGTTTTTTTTCGGTTCCGTCTGAAAAAACATTTTTTGATGCAGAAGCTTGTGAGTCATCCTTTATACTCGCAAAATCTTCGTCGATTAGATCCTCATCACTCGGTTCATTAGTATCATCCAATATCGAATTTTCATCTACCGGTTCAGCATTTACCATGCCGGAGTCTAAATCGGCTCTTTCTTCATCATCCATAAACGGTACTTCCACCGGTTCATCGATACTTATATTCAAATTTTTACCGGTTTCTTTTTTTTCGGATTCCTGTGAGTCAAGAGACTGAAACAAGTCCGGCACAAAATGATCCAGAAGAATTTGAGCTCCTAAAACAAAGCCTCCGCTTATCAAAGAGATGATAAGTGAACGCAAAAGTATCGTAGAAAAGCGCACCCCGCTTATCAGGCCCAATAGGAAAGACAGAGCCAATGCAGCTATTGCACATATAATGGGAATTCTAAATTTTGCCACGACCCTGATAACCTCCTATTTTTAAAATTCAAGGACCTAAGTTTATTCCCACTTTCTTCCAAAAAGTTTTTGTAAAAAGCCGGAAAAGCCTGAATATTCATTATAATCCGTTTTTTCAAGTTTTGCAACTATGTGGCGCAAACAACCTGCCGCTTTACTTTTTGGAGCATATATAAAGAAGGGCTTTTGCTTTAAAACAGCCTGTTCGACCGCAGGATCGTTATAAATAAAGCCCAAGTACTCGACTTTTAAATTTAAAAATTGAGCAACAATCTGGATCATGCGTTCGGCTATTTTTTTGCCCTCGAGAGCAGAATTTACACGGTTTACAACCATTTTTAGGTTTAAATCATAGTTTTCAACTTCAGTCGCTATTATTTTTATAATTCCGTAAGCATCGGTTATTGCTGTAGGTTCCGAAGTAGTAACAATTACAACCTCATCGGCGGCGGCTACAAAACTGAGAACGTTTTTGGAAACCCCGGCGCTTGTATCTATTATTATTATATCGGCTTCCGCAAGGGTGTATAATTCTTTAATAAAATCGGACCTTTCGGCTTCTTCCATATTTGCAATTTTTGAAAAGCCTGAAGCTCCTGCAATAAATTTTATTCCGTATTCAGTATCGATGATGATGTCCGACATTTTCTTTTGTTTTTTCATTACATGATAAAGATTGAATTTCGGAATTATGTTCATCATGACATTTACGTTCGCAAGCCCCAGATCCGCATCTATTACAATAACGTTTTTTCCCATCTTGGCGTAAGCAATAGCCATGTTTGTAGAAATATTTGTTTTTCCGACTCCGCCCTTTCCGCTGGTTACGGCAATTATTCTTGTCTTTCGTTTAGGAGGAAGGTCTGAAAGTACCGCCTTATCACTGCTGTTTTTATTCTTCATCAATGTTTTTAAATCTTCTGCCTGATCCGTCATCTTAGCTCCATACTATAGAAATCTCATCATTGAAATTTTCGTTGATATAATCCAAAGAGAACCCTGTAAGTTTTCTTAGAAAAGCAAGTTTTGAAGCCTTAGCTATATCCTTGGGTACTGTTTGGCCTTCGGTTATATAGGCGACGGGTATCTTGTATTCATCCAATACACTGATAATACTGCCTACATGAGCTGTTTCATCAAGTTTTGTAACTATAAGGCTCGAAAAGTCAAAAACGGAATATTGTTTTATTATTTCGCTTATATCGGCAGCCTTAGTTACGGCACTTACTACAAGATGGGTTTCAATCCGGCCCGGCTCTATCTCATCGAAATACTTCTGCATTTCAAGTATCTTTTCAGGATCGGCCGGACTTCGCCCTGTCGTATCTATACATATAATATCGGCAGAATCCTTATATAGATCGAGATATTTATGTAAATCCAGAGGATCGGTAGCTATGATAAGGGGAATGCCCATGTGCTCGCAGTATTTTTTTATTTGAAAGGCGGCACCTATTCTAAATTGGTCAAGGGTAATAACCCTCACATCAAGAGACCGGCCTTCAAGTTTTGAAACAGCCAAAATGTAGTAGGCAGCAAGCTTTGCAAGAGTTGTGGTCTTGCCTATACCTGTAGGTCCGACCAGGGCAATCAGCTTTTGCTTTTTAGCGGAATCATCCTTATTTACATCTTCAAGTTTTATCTGTATGGAGGAAGCTATCCACTCAAGTACTTTTTTTTGGACAAGTTCAAAATCGTTTAATTCTGCCAAGCTCAAATTGTTGGATATCTTTTCTTTTATGGATCGTATATATTTAAGAGTAAAATCGTTTTCTTGTAAAATTTCTGCAATTTTTACAATATTTTCATGCTCTTGGGAAGGCGAATTTTTTAGCTTTATTTCTTCTACCAGCCTTTCCACTGTTTGTGCAAGATTTTTAAGCTCCTTATATTCAGTATCGGATTTTGACGCGTAGGATGTTTGATTTTCAAGCTTTTCTATGTAGGGCATCATCTTTTCGGCCATTTCTTCCGATTGAGATGCAGCAAGCTTGATTATTTTTAGGCGTTCTTCTTCAACGTTCATAGGTGAGTAATTTGTTAGGGGCTTGGACCTTAGTTGAACAGGTTTTTCTTCTTCATCGGATAATTTGGGCACAAAGGCCCCATCTTGTATAGTAAAGGTAAGTCTTACCGTCTTCTTGTTAAAAAGATTAAAAAAACCTTCATAGCTTTTTACTTCGCGTCGAGTAACAACAATATTCGGTCCGTACTGTTCGTGAATTTTTTGAATACACTTTTCGTATGTTGAAGCTTCTTCGACAAATGTTTCCATATAAACTTTATACCACCCGAAGCCATTATAAAACATTTTTATAAATTTTACAATACAGATACAATATGTTTATTTTGACCTTTTAGAGCTAATTGCCTTAATAAATTTACAATTATCTTTATGAGAGCGTACAGCAATTCTTATATGATTATCCCCGAGGCTTTTAAAGCTTGTGCAGGTTCTTACCAAAATTTCTTTTTTTTCAAAGAATTTTAAGGCATCTTCATCTTTTGCATTTAAAACTTTAAGAAGGATAAAATTGCAATGACTTTTATAGGCTTGTAATTTTATCGCTCCGCTTGTGCCGTATTTTTCGATATTTTCGAGCAAAAAAGTTCTTTCTTTTTGAATATAGGCCTTGCTCTTTTTTATAAAATCCTCGTCAAAAAAGATTGCAGGGGCGGCAGCTTCAGCAAAGGCATTTATGTGCCAGACTATTTCAATCTTAGAAAGGGCGGAAACCGTCTCAGGCGAAGTACAGGCATAGCCCAGCCTAATACCGGGCAGAGCAAAAAATTTGGTTGCAGCCCTGATTATACAGATATTTTTGTATCCGGCTTTTTTAAAAAGATTTATGCTGTCGTAATCGGGCGGACAAAACTCGTAAAATGCCTCATCCAAAAGTAAAAAAGCTCCTGTTTTTTGTACAAGATTATAAATTTGTAAAAGGCGGTTCTTTTCAATACGCAAGCCCGTTGGATTATTCGGGTTTCCCAAGATGAGAAGGTCGCCGGCCCTCAAGTTTTTTTCAAGCCCTGCAATATCGATAGAAAAATCTGAAAGAAAAGGAATTTCAACTAACGGCTTTTTATGAACAAGGGCTCGCAAGCCGTATTCCGAAAAGGAAGGGGTAAAAACGATAACCCTCTTAAAAAGAAAACAAAAGTTATCGATTATTTCTACAGCCCCGTTCCCCAAAACAATATTTTCACACCCGCATTTTAAGTACTTAGCCGTGATCTTTTTTAAGGAACGGTAGCGAATGTCGGGATAAACCAAGAGATTATCAAACGATGCACTTAAAGCCTTTTTTAAACCCTTAGGTGCCATGAGAGGATTGATATTGCTGCTAAAATCGATTAAAACCTCGTCTCTTTTTTTATAGGACAAAACCCCGCCGTGTTCCAAAACTGCCTGCCTTTTTTAGTATGGTAAGGATTATAACAGATTTTTAAGATAATGGCAAAGGGATTAAATTTAACCGCAATACCCCTCTTGCGAATAAGTCAAAAATAGGCTATACTAAAGCACGGTTGAGAGGCTAAAAAAAAGCTCAACCGTTTTTTTTTGGTCGAGGGGAAAAATTATGAAATCCAAGTTTATCTTTGTTACAGGCGGTGTTGTTTCATCTTTAGGCAAGGGTCTAACGGCAGCTTCTATAGGAATGCTTTTAAAAAGCCGCGGATATTCCGTAGTCAATCAAAAATTTGATCCGTACTTAAACGTAGATCCGGGTACCATGAACCCCTACCAGCACGGTGAAGTTTTCGTTACCGAAGACGGGGGAGAAACCGACCTCGACCTCGGCCACTACGAAAGATTTACCGATGTTCCCCTGCACAAATTTAACAGCACCTCCGCCGGAAAGGTTTACCTTGCCATCTTGGACAGGGAAAGGGCCGGAGGCTACAACGGAGGAACCGTTCAAGTAGTTCCCCACGTTACCGACGAAATCCAGTCAAGAATCATTGGGACAGCAGAACAAACCGGAGCGGATTTTATTATTTCCGAGATAGGCGGCACTGTGGGCGATATCGAAGCCCTCCCCTTTATCGAGGCCATCCGCCAAATCCGCTACACTGTAGGAAAAGAAAACTGCATGTTCGTTCACTTAGGCCTTTTACCCTACTTAAAAGAATGCGGCGAGATAAAAACAAAGCCCATGCAGCACAGTGTAAAAGAGCTTTTAGGCTTCGGTATTCAGCCCGACATTTTAATTTGCCGAAGCGAAAAACATCTTTCAAAATCGACACGCGAAAAACTAAGTCTTTTCTCGAATATACCTCAGGATGCGATAATCGAAAACTTAACAGCAAAATCTATCTACGAAGTTCCGCTTATGCTAGAAGAGGCCGGCCTCGGCAAGGTTCTTTGCAAACTCTTCAATATTGAAAATAAAGAGCCTAATTTAGAAGAATGGAAAAAAATGGTTCAAACTTATTACAAGCCTGAAAAAGAAATAACCATAGCCTTAGTAGGAAAATATGTAGAACTCCCGGATGCCTACCTCAGCGTTGCCGAAGCACTTACGGCAGCCGGTATTTATCATAAAACCTCAATCAAACTTCTTTGGGTTGACTCCAAAAAGATAGAAAGCAAAGAAGATGCAGCAAACTTTTTAAAGGATGCAGACGGAATTATCGTGCCGGGAGGCTTCGGCGACAGGGGCATCAACGGTATGCTTTTAACGGCCCAATTTGCCCGAGAAAATAAAATCCCCTACTTTGGAATTTGTTTAGGTATGCAGATTGCCGCCATAGAATATGCCTTAAATGCCCTGCACATTGAAGAAGCCAATTCTTCCGAATTCGATAAAAACGCTAAAAATCCGGTCATCGACCTAATGCCCGATCAAAAAGATGTAAAAATCGGCGGCACCCTCCGCTTAGGGCTTTACCGATGTATGATAGCCGAAGGCTCCCTTGCAGAAAAAG
It encodes:
- a CDS encoding CTP synthase, with amino-acid sequence MKSKFIFVTGGVVSSLGKGLTAASIGMLLKSRGYSVVNQKFDPYLNVDPGTMNPYQHGEVFVTEDGGETDLDLGHYERFTDVPLHKFNSTSAGKVYLAILDRERAGGYNGGTVQVVPHVTDEIQSRIIGTAEQTGADFIISEIGGTVGDIEALPFIEAIRQIRYTVGKENCMFVHLGLLPYLKECGEIKTKPMQHSVKELLGFGIQPDILICRSEKHLSKSTREKLSLFSNIPQDAIIENLTAKSIYEVPLMLEEAGLGKVLCKLFNIENKEPNLEEWKKMVQTYYKPEKEITIALVGKYVELPDAYLSVAEALTAAGIYHKTSIKLLWVDSKKIESKEDAANFLKDADGIIVPGGFGDRGINGMLLTAQFARENKIPYFGICLGMQIAAIEYALNALHIEEANSSEFDKNAKNPVIDLMPDQKDVKIGGTLRLGLYRCMIAEGSLAEKAYKSHEIQERHRHRYEFNNLYREKFDNSDMIFSGLNPERNLVEIVELKSHPWFVAVQFHPEFASRPNKPHPLFRDFIKAAVDNKTGR
- a CDS encoding histidinol-phosphate transaminase; amino-acid sequence: MEHGGVLSYKKRDEVLIDFSSNINPLMAPKGLKKALSASFDNLLVYPDIRYRSLKKITAKYLKCGCENIVLGNGAVEIIDNFCFLFKRVIVFTPSFSEYGLRALVHKKPLVEIPFLSDFSIDIAGLEKNLRAGDLLILGNPNNPTGLRIEKNRLLQIYNLVQKTGAFLLLDEAFYEFCPPDYDSINLFKKAGYKNICIIRAATKFFALPGIRLGYACTSPETVSALSKIEIVWHINAFAEAAAPAIFFDEDFIKKSKAYIQKERTFLLENIEKYGTSGAIKLQAYKSHCNFILLKVLNAKDEDALKFFEKKEILVRTCTSFKSLGDNHIRIAVRSHKDNCKFIKAISSKRSK
- a CDS encoding MinD/ParA family protein, encoding MTDQAEDLKTLMKNKNSSDKAVLSDLPPKRKTRIIAVTSGKGGVGKTNISTNMAIAYAKMGKNVIVIDADLGLANVNVMMNIIPKFNLYHVMKKQKKMSDIIIDTEYGIKFIAGASGFSKIANMEEAERSDFIKELYTLAEADIIIIDTSAGVSKNVLSFVAAADEVVIVTTSEPTAITDAYGIIKIIATEVENYDLNLKMVVNRVNSALEGKKIAERMIQIVAQFLNLKVEYLGFIYNDPAVEQAVLKQKPFFIYAPKSKAAGCLRHIVAKLEKTDYNEYSGFSGFLQKLFGRKWE
- the flhF gene encoding flagellar biosynthesis protein FlhF, with the protein product METFVEEASTYEKCIQKIHEQYGPNIVVTRREVKSYEGFFNLFNKKTVRLTFTIQDGAFVPKLSDEEEKPVQLRSKPLTNYSPMNVEEERLKIIKLAASQSEEMAEKMMPYIEKLENQTSYASKSDTEYKELKNLAQTVERLVEEIKLKNSPSQEHENIVKIAEILQENDFTLKYIRSIKEKISNNLSLAELNDFELVQKKVLEWIASSIQIKLEDVNKDDSAKKQKLIALVGPTGIGKTTTLAKLAAYYILAVSKLEGRSLDVRVITLDQFRIGAAFQIKKYCEHMGIPLIIATDPLDLHKYLDLYKDSADIICIDTTGRSPADPEKILEMQKYFDEIEPGRIETHLVVSAVTKAADISEIIKQYSVFDFSSLIVTKLDETAHVGSIISVLDEYKIPVAYITEGQTVPKDIAKASKLAFLRKLTGFSLDYINENFNDEISIVWS